From a single Phocoena sinus isolate mPhoSin1 chromosome 1, mPhoSin1.pri, whole genome shotgun sequence genomic region:
- the GNAT2 gene encoding guanine nucleotide-binding protein G(t) subunit alpha-2 encodes MGSGASAEDKELAKRSKELEKKLQEDADKEAKTVKLLLLGAGESGKSTIVKQMKIIHQDGYSPEECLEYKAIIYGNVLQSILAIIRAMPTLGIDFAEASCVDDGRQLNNLADSIEEGTMPPELVEVIKKLWKDSGVQACFDRAAEYQLNDSASYYLNQLDRITAPDYLPNEQDVLRSRVKTTGIIETKFSVKDLNFRMFDVGGQRSERKKWIHCFEGVTCIIFCAALSAYDMVLVEDDEVNRMHESLHLFNSICNHKFFAATSIVLFLNKKDLFEEKIKKVHLSICFPEYDGNNSYEDAGNYIKSQFLDLNMRKDVKEIYSHMTCATDTQNVKFVFDAVTDIIIKENLKDCGLF; translated from the exons ATGGGGAGTGGAGCCAGTGCTGAGGACAAAGAACTGGCCAAGAGGTCCAAAGAGCTAGAAAAGAAGCTGCAGGAGGATGCTGACAAGGAAGCCAAGACCGTCAAGCTGCTATTGCTGG GTGCTGGGGAGTCAGGAAAGAGCACTATCGTCAAACAGATGAA GATCATTCATCAGGATGGCTATTCACCAGAAGAATGCCTGGAGTACAAGGCCATCATCTACGGGAATGTGCTACAGTCCATCCTGGCTATCATCCGGGCCATGCCCACGCTGGGCATTGACTTTGCTGAAGCAAGCTGTGTG GATGATGGGCGACAGCTCAACAACCTGGCTGACTCCATTGAGGAGGGCACTATGCCTCCCGAGCTGGTGGAGGTCATCAAGAAGTTGTGGAAGGATAGTGGGGTGCAAGCCTGCTTTGACAGAGCTGCAGAGTACCAGCTCAATGACTCGGCATCCTA CTACCTGAATCAATTAGACCGAATTACAGCCCCTGACTACCTCCCTAATGAGCAAGATGTGCTACGATCCAGAGTCAAAACCACAGGCATCATTGAGACCAAGTTTTCTGTCAAAGACTTGAACTTCAG GATGTTTGATGTGGGAGGGCAGAGATCAGAGAGAAAGAAGTGGATCCACTGCTTTGAGGGAGTCACCTGCATCATTTTCTGTGCAGCCCTCAGTGCCTATGATATGGTGCTGGTGGAAGATGACGAAGTG AATCGTATGCATGAGTCACTGCACCTGTTCAACAGTATATGCAACCACAAGTTCTTTGCGGCTACTTCCATTGTCCTCTTTCTCAACAAGAAGGACCTCTTTGAGGAAAAAATCAAGAAAGTCCATCTCAGCATTTGTTTTCCAGAGTATGATG GGAACAACTCTTACGAGGATGCAGGGAATTATATCAAGAGTCAATTCCTTGACCTCAACATGAGAAAAGATGTCAAAGAAATCTACAGTCACATGACCTGTGCCACAGACACCCAGAATGTCAAATTTGTATTTGATGCAGTTACAGATATTATCATCAAAGAAAACCTCAAGGACTGTGGACTCTTCTAA